A window of Streptomyces sp. NBC_01224 genomic DNA:
AACCACCAACTTCCGGCGCTCGGCTGTCCGGGGGCGTAGCGCAGCATGAGCATCCGGCGCCGTCGGTCGAGGAGTACGACGCAGGAGGCGATGAGTGCGTGGGGCTGGGTCTTGACCCATTCCTCGCGGGGCATTCGATGATGTCCTGGGGTAGGTCGTGCACGGTGTGCCACTCCAGGGCCAGGCACTTGTCCGGTTCCCGGTTGAGTACGGCGATACAGCCGTCGTTCGTGCGCACGCTGCGAGATCACGTCGATCGCTTCGGCGTGGCGCCCGATGGTCGAGTGTTCCGCAATGCGGCTGACGGATACGTCGATGCAGCGGCCTGCGGCAAGACGTGGGAGCGGGCCCGTAAGAAGGCCCTAGCCTCGATCTTTCGTGATTGGTCGTCAGCTTCGGCTGGCGGCCAATGCGTCGTTGTGGAGCGTGTGCGGGCATACGGGTGGCCCGATCGTCGCATCGGGTGGGCGCCGGATTCCACGGTTCCGGTCGGTGGCTCTTCTGCTCGTCGGGACGGGTTGTTGCTGGTCAGCGTGGGTTCGGGAGGGTGTCGAGCCGTCTGATCGCGTCTGTGATCACGTCGGTCCATGGCCAGTGGTGGGCGAATCGCAGGTGCCGTTGGCGGGCGGTGGTGATGAGTTGGGCAGCGGCGGAGAACAGCCGCAACCGCAGGCGGCGGGGCTCCCAGAGGCGGGGTTTGCCGGTCAGAGCGAGCATCGGCATCCAGGCGAGCAGGTCGAGGGCGAGCTGGACGATCTCCAGCCAGATCCGGTTCTGTGCGGTCTCGTGCAGGGGCAGGTTCCGCAGGCCGGTGGCCCGTGCGTTCCGAATGCGGTCCTCTGCCCTCGCCCGTCGGCGGTGCCTCAGTTCCAGGTCCGTGATCTTCCCGCCCGTCGTGTTGGTGGCGAAGCAGGTGAGCCGCAGGCCGTCGGCGTCGGTGAAGCGCAACTGGGCGCCGGGGTGGGGCCGTTCCTTGCGGACGATCAGCCGCATTCCCTTCGGCCAGCCCTTGAGTGTGTCGCCGTCGAGTTCGGCGGTCCAGGCGCCGTCGCGGATCTCGCCGCCCGGCTCGACCGCTGGGGTCCAGGCGGAGGCCGGGACCTTCAACACGGCCTGATGAATCTGCTCAGTGATGGTCATCCCGACCGAGTACGACAGCCACCGGCCCCGTTTCGTGAGCCAGGCGAGGAACTCATGGGTGCCGCCCGCGGAGTCGGTACGGATCAGTGTGGACCGGCCGCGCCGGTGACGCTTGGGGAGCTGGGCCAAAGCGAGTTGAGTGGCGGTGATGTGGTCGGCGGCGGTGTTGGATCCCGCGTTCCCCGGCCGCAACAGTGCTGCCACCGGCTCCCCGGTGCCACCGCTTCCGTGGTCGACGAAGCCCATCAGGGGGTGATGTCCAAACGACTTCTTCCAGGTCGCGGCCGCGTCCTGCTTGTCGGAGTGGGCCAGGACCAGCACTCCGTCCAGGTCCACAATCACCTGGCCGCCCCTATCCGGCGCCGCATCTTTGGCCAACGTCCAGACGTACTCGCGCACTTCGGCGCGCGCCGAGCGGATCGCGGTCAGGGCCTTGTCCCCGGCCGCGGCGAGGGTGTCGATCAGCCGGGAGACCGTTGGGTCGGAGGCCACCGGCCCGAACACGGCCGGCTCGGCCCGCAGCAGTCCCGCATCGGCCAGGCAGTCCCCGCCCAGCGCGACCGCGAGAGCCACATCCAGCAGGATCTTGCCCGGATCGTGCACCGCCCGAGGCCGCCGCCACGGCGTCAGCGCCGCCGATATCTCGGTATCCAGGCCGGTCTTACGGGCAGTCTCGACCAGCAGTACTCCGCCAGCCTGCGAGACCACCCCGCTCCCGCCGCCCTCGATGCGGACACGCGGATAGGACCCGATACGCTTCTTCACCTGAGGAGTGCTTCTTTCATGCGCCGACCTGGACCCTAGACAAGTCCCATCGTTGCAGGTCAGGAGCACTCTTCGCGTTTCCGATCACGCATCGGACACCCAGCCACGTGAAAGCCCGAGGCTAGTACTCCAGCCGTAAATCGTGATCTTCACGTTCGAGCGGCTTGCCGCCGGTAGTGGCTGGTCTGGGATCGGGCCTGGTGGCAGCGTCGCCAGTCGGACCAGCTGAGCCGGTGGACCGGGTCAAAGGCGGGCCGGATGACGAGCGTGATGAACAGCCGTTGGATCTCGTTGCAGGTGAGCGGTATGAGGGCGTCTGGTGCGGGATCGCGGTCGTGTTCGTTCGCGCGGACGACGGCGAGGAAGGCGTGCGCGAGCATGGCCAGGGTGACCCAGCGGGACCAGGACGGGTAGCGGCGGACCTGGTGCTCGTCCAAGGCCGCCAGGCCCTTGCCGGACTGGAAAAACTCCTCGACCCGCCACCTTGATCCAGCGACGCGCACCAGGGTGGTTAGCGGCACTGCGGCGGCCGGCGAGTAGCAGCGGTAGTACGCGAGTTCGCCGGTGCTGCGGTTGCGGCGGATCAGCAACTGCCGGCTCCCGGGCCGGGGGGCGGTGAGGTCGATGACGGCCCAGTCGTAGAAGCGGTGGCCCTTGGCTCCGCTCCCTGCGGACAGCTTCTGCCAGGCCCTCTTGGGCACCTTCCTGGCCAGCGTGTCCGCGCGGAACTTCCCGGCGCCTGTGGTGACTTCGTGCGAGCAGGCCACCGCGAGGACGTAGCCGGTGCCGCGTTCTTCCAGCGCGGCGCGTAGCGTCGGGTTGCCGCCGTAGACCTCGTCTCCCGCGAGCCAGGCGGCCCGGTGGCCGGCGTCCAGGAATCGGGTGACCATGCGGGCGGCAAGCTGCGGTTTGGTCGCGAATTCGGTCTTGTCACCGAGTCCGGCGGCCCGGCAGCGGTCGGGGTCCGAGGTCCAGGAACGCGGAACGTACAGTTCCCGGTCTACCGCGGCGTGTCCGCGGCGGCCGGCGTAGACGAGATAGACGGCGACCTGCGCGTTCTCGATCCTGCCCGCGGTGCCGGTGTACTGGCGCTGGACACCGACGGTGTCGGTGCCCTTCTTCACGTCGCCGGTCTCGTCGACCACCAGAACCGCCTGGTCGTCCCGCAGATGCTCCACCACGTAGGCCCGCACGTCGTCGCGGACCTGGTCGGCGTCCCACTTGGCCCGCCCGAGCAGGTGCTGCATGCCGTCCGGGGTGCTCTCTCCGGCCCACTCTGCGATGGTCCAGCAGTTTTTGCGCGGCAGGTCCGACAGCAGCCCGAGCACCAACCGCCCGACCCGACGTCGGGGTTCGACCCGTGTGAACCGGCCCGCGATCCGGGCCATCAGGCCCTCGAACGCCTCCTGCCAGCGGGCAGGGTCTACGCTGTGACCTGCG
This region includes:
- a CDS encoding IS1380 family transposase, which encodes MKKRIGSYPRVRIEGGGSGVVSQAGGVLLVETARKTGLDTEISAALTPWRRPRAVHDPGKILLDVALAVALGGDCLADAGLLRAEPAVFGPVASDPTVSRLIDTLAAAGDKALTAIRSARAEVREYVWTLAKDAAPDRGGQVIVDLDGVLVLAHSDKQDAAATWKKSFGHHPLMGFVDHGSGGTGEPVAALLRPGNAGSNTAADHITATQLALAQLPKRHRRGRSTLIRTDSAGGTHEFLAWLTKRGRWLSYSVGMTITEQIHQAVLKVPASAWTPAVEPGGEIRDGAWTAELDGDTLKGWPKGMRLIVRKERPHPGAQLRFTDADGLRLTCFATNTTGGKITDLELRHRRRARAEDRIRNARATGLRNLPLHETAQNRIWLEIVQLALDLLAWMPMLALTGKPRLWEPRRLRLRLFSAAAQLITTARQRHLRFAHHWPWTDVITDAIRRLDTLPNPR
- a CDS encoding IS701 family transposase, with translation MARIAGRFTRVEPRRRVGRLVLGLLSDLPRKNCWTIAEWAGESTPDGMQHLLGRAKWDADQVRDDVRAYVVEHLRDDQAVLVVDETGDVKKGTDTVGVQRQYTGTAGRIENAQVAVYLVYAGRRGHAAVDRELYVPRSWTSDPDRCRAAGLGDKTEFATKPQLAARMVTRFLDAGHRAAWLAGDEVYGGNPTLRAALEERGTGYVLAVACSHEVTTGAGKFRADTLARKVPKRAWQKLSAGSGAKGHRFYDWAVIDLTAPRPGSRQLLIRRNRSTGELAYYRCYSPAAAVPLTTLVRVAGSRWRVEEFFQSGKGLAALDEHQVRRYPSWSRWVTLAMLAHAFLAVVRANEHDRDPAPDALIPLTCNEIQRLFITLVIRPAFDPVHRLSWSDWRRCHQARSQTSHYRRQAART